The Motacilla alba alba isolate MOTALB_02 chromosome 3, Motacilla_alba_V1.0_pri, whole genome shotgun sequence DNA window CGCCACTCCCTGACGCCTCTCGCCTGAGGCGCGGAGCCGCGTCCTGCAGCAGCGGCCGCTGTCCCGGCACCGCGGGTGTGGCCCCTCGTTCCCTTCCTGGGCGAGACTGGCCGGGAGTGCTGCTCCTCCACCGCCGCCCTCAGAAGTCACCCGAAGCCCAGGGCTCTCCGCCGGTTGATCCCCACGGCCACCGgccccctccagcagcagattCTGCACGAGACGCTCGGGCGGTGCGTGAGGAACGGGCCAAAAGCCTCCCCAGGGCCGAGGTTTGCTCGAGGGCTGTGACCTCGAAAGCCTAAAGCTGTGGTGTGTAGTATGAAAACAGCGAGACCCGTGGTGTGAGGGGAAGCACAGAGCACGGTCGGCAGTGGGGAGAGGGTACAGCAGATCCCACttgagcagcagggcaggatcaTGGTGGTCCTTCATGGATGGGGCTAGGGAAGCGCCCAGGGGCAGCCCTAGGAATGGGACACGTGCTGgccctcagtgccaccagctCCACCATTGAGTCCTTCTAGGTTCTGCCCAGGGTATCACCAGTGGGATCCCTCCAATGCGTCCTCTGGGAAGGAGCTCTCTGCATCAAAGGCCGGGGTTGTCAAGACCCCACAGTGCCCAGAATGGGCCAGGCTGCaagtgggtcatctggtccaagctcccctgctcaagcagggtcatcctagagcacatggcacaggattgtgtccgGGCTGTTTCTGAATATCTTCATtgatggagactccacaatgTCTCTGGACAATCTGCTCCTGTGCTTAGTCACGCATACAGCAAAGTTGTTCTTGGTCATGTTCAGGTAGACTTGTCTGCGCATCTGTTTCTGCCTATTGCTTCTTGTCCGTTTGCTCAGCACCACTGTGTAGAGCCTGGCTTTATTCTCTTGGCACCCCCCCTTGTgtacactatatatatatatataggtatatGTAAACTTGTATACATTGATGAGCTCCCCTCTCAGTTGTCTCTTCTCGAGGCTGAACAGGCCAAACtcctccagcctttcctggtaagagagatgttccagtcccttaatcatctttgtCACCCTCCACTGGACCCACTCAGGAGGTCCCCATCTCTCTTGTAGTGAgtagcccagaactggacacagcgctccagatgtggcctcaccagggctgagtagagggtCAGGATCACCCCCTCGACCTGCTGGCAGTGCGCTTCCTAACGCACCCCCGGTCAGCGCTGCCCTCCTTGGCCGCAGGCCACGCTGCTGCCTCACCAACGGCGTTGCGCTCACCGGGCCCGCAGCCCCGCGCGCTCACCTGGGggcgcgcccggcccggcccggcccggcccggccccgccccgccccgtcccgccccgcggtgggcgcggccccgccgcacCTGCGCCGCCGCGAGGGCTCCACGTGGAGCTCCGGGCGCGGTGACGTAGGCCGCgaggcggggcggggcggggccgagCGGAGCGGCCAATGGGCGCAGAGCgggcggggcagcgccgggtCAGGGGTGATCCTGGGATGGTGTCCCGGGAATGGTGGCCAGCCCGCGCCCAGCCCTCAGCCCGCGGCACGGCGGAGACCCGCCCGAGGGTACGTAGtctggcggcggcggggcctTTCCGCCAGCCCCGACAGCCGTTGCTGGAGCAGCGGGGGTGGTGGGGCCTGTGCGGGGGGCGGTGGGCCCATCCCCATCCCGCTGCTGGGGCGCTTTCTCGGGGATCCGGCCGGGGGTGGGAGCCTGGCGGGTGGCCAGCGCCGTGCCGGTGGAATCGGGGGTAGCTTCAGCTGTTGCTGGGAGAACAGGAGCGGAAGCCGCCAGCCCGCGCCTTGGCTGCCCCCGGCAGCGCGCTCGGGCCCTCTGAAGCTCTGTGCCCTGTCACCTGCCCGTGCAGTGCGCTCATGCCCGGCCGCATGACGCGTTCCCAGCTGTGAATTCCCTTAGGGAATTCACTCTTAACAGAGCTAATCATTAGATGGAGCCGCTTCGATGCCGTAAGCGACCTTTGTTCcctcagctgtggggcaggtCTGCCTgaggcagagggcagggttgCTTGTTTGTCTGGAAGGTACATGAAAACCTAAGCATGGCTAAGGTGTGCGCATTAGctatgaggggaaaaaaaatctgaaaattactGCATAATTTAGTAAAATAGGGATCCTCATAAAAACTCCTAATTGGAACTCTCTGGTTCTCTGCTTGCCAAGAGTTTGCAGTGCAACAAGTTCTTCTATTCTGAAACTTAATGGGGTTGTTTAGCACTGTCTAAATCCACTGAAAGTAGATcacatttttcatctgtttttttggggggtatgttttcctttttgtagaAGATCACAATGGCCCAGAGGATGTTTAGAACACATTTGCTATTCTGCTTTGCTATGGCTGCATTCTTCATATCTGCCCTAGCTGAGGAACACGCAGGAGAGAGTCAACATCCAAATATTCGCCTTGATAAGAATTTGGTACAAGATAAAGAGTACGTGTTCCATGTTCTAAAAGTGTAAACTTTActtcttaattattttcttatctctAAAGTGTTACGCGTGTTGGACTTTAGCCTAGAGCACCCTGTTTTCTCAGAATGTTGTATGATTAGCTAAAGCCAGATATGAGACATGCTTGCTTGATAAATTTGTAGAGATATGAGGCCTAGAAAGGCTCTCTCTGGAGCCTTTAGCCCAACTTATGCTATAAAAATTTCTTGCAGAAATCCTGCTTACCCATATCAGCATACTTTAGACAAAGTCATATTCCTAACAGGTagagtttattttctcattCGCTTCTTCATAAATGCAGAACAGTTCTAGCAGCAAATAAAACTCCCTAAAATACTTCACGGTTGATTGGGAAAGATCTTCCTCCAGTTCCTGTGCTTTGGAAGACAGCCAAAAAGAGATTTTGGTCTCTGCTTCAGTTGTTTTGATAGCGTGTTAAGTAGgccagaagaaagagaaatagtTATCTAAGGTGTTAGAGGCCTCTACAGCCCCTCTAACGAACAGCCTTTGTGTCCCCTTTATCTTGATATCAAACTGTAGCTTTTAGTTGTCCAGGGTGCTTTTAGATATACAATATTTGATCAAAGACTAAATTTGCTGTAAACAAAGCATTAAATATTAACTGATGGAAatgttgtggattttgtttttcttagacACATCATGGAACACCTGGAAGGTGTTATCGAGAAACCAGAATCTGAGATGTCTCCACAAGAGTTGCAGCTCCATTACTTCAAAATGCATGATTATGATGGCAATAATTTGCTAGATGGGTTAGAACTTGCTACTGCTATCTCACATGTCCACAAAGAGGTTGGTGTAGTTTTGTAAGCGCAGATATGCTTGAAACCGTTCGGactctaaaagcagcagaacagtTGCAACACATCCTCAGTGCAGTTAcagttttttcctgaaaatgagaCTATTTTTCTCTTGATAGTTCTGGTTGAATTTATAGATGTACATTATCACTGCTTTTCATGTCACATTGGAGTTTTTAGGAAGTTTccattttagtttaaaatttagAATCAGGAACGGCTCCAGAGTGAAAATCATTTTACAGAGGGCTTACTTTGCCAGGTAGGGATGGGAGAAAGGGAAATCATCCAAAATGAGGCGTGAGAATTTGTAGAAATATCGTGATACAACACTGTTTTCAGCTTCAGACTGTTACTGCTGTGTATACACAAACCATTAAAAAACCTCTTGCACAAAATTTGTATTAGAAGAGCCTGCTATGGTCTGCCTCTTCCTAAACTCAATTTCTCTTTCCAGTCATTAGGAACACAATAGAAACACATTCTCTCATATTGACCTTCTGGAAGTTACAATTCAGAATAGTGTAACTTCCTGCTAATAATTTGTGGCAAAAAATAGTGAGCCAAGAACAGAATATGACTGGCTGTTTCTTGTGCAAAGGCACCTCTTTGTGTTCCCATAAGGGGTGTTACTAAGAATTTTACTGACTTTAAGCTACAGTGCTgaattttttcacttctgtgttACTGTAAGGTGTTTCTGTAGTGTATAGAAACAACAGTGTCTGTACTACATCAAGATCCTAATTAAGAATACATTTATTACATGATTGTCCATCATTATACATTGTATTCTTCAGCTTTTGGAACTTCTGACCTAGAATGTTGACTGCAGAATGCTTGTTCTGAAGTCCAAAGAACTTTGACTTCAAAGCTTCCGTCTGATGAAATTTGCTTACATTGTTATAAATTATTACATAAAACTTAGTGCCAAATTAGGGACCAAACATAAACAGCTCAGTAAAAAATTAGTTGTCAGTTATCTGTCACATGTGCCACTAGATGAGAAAGACTGCTAAACTGTTcgctgtggttttgtttttgtaggaAGGTGGTGAGCATACCCAAGCAATGAAGGAAGAAGAACTCATTAGTCTAATAGATGATGTCTTGAGGGATGATGACAAGAACAATGACGGATACATTGACTATGCAGAATTTGCAAAATCACTGGAATAAGGGTTTGTTTCTCCTTCTAACCACATGAAAATGTGAACCAGTATAATGTGATTCATTACCGTCTTGTATCAACCTCTGTGCTGTGAGAAGGAGAGGTATACCAGTTCCACCtaaatttatttgaaagttGTATGTGTCAAGAGTTTTGCTAACTTGGAGTGAGAGCCATGTTTGACTAAACATAATACACATTTGAATTATGAAGCATGGAAGTGCCAACAGTACTTGCACAGGGTACAGCTGGCAAACTCCTCAGTAGCTCTGTATGAATACTAAATAGAGTCATTAGCATCTACATTTCAGGTTTTCAGTCATTGGGTTTTATAGTTCTTATTTGCT harbors:
- the MCFD2 gene encoding multiple coagulation factor deficiency protein 2 isoform X2; translation: MEHLEGVIEKPESEMSPQELQLHYFKMHDYDGNNLLDGLELATAISHVHKEEGGEHTQAMKEEELISLIDDVLRDDDKNNDGYIDYAEFAKSLE
- the MCFD2 gene encoding multiple coagulation factor deficiency protein 2 isoform X1, giving the protein MGAERAGQRRVRGDPGMVSREWWPARAQPSARGTAETRPRKITMAQRMFRTHLLFCFAMAAFFISALAEEHAGESQHPNIRLDKNLVQDKEHIMEHLEGVIEKPESEMSPQELQLHYFKMHDYDGNNLLDGLELATAISHVHKEEGGEHTQAMKEEELISLIDDVLRDDDKNNDGYIDYAEFAKSLE